The Streptomyces sp. NBC_00344 genome includes a window with the following:
- a CDS encoding transposase, whose protein sequence is MIELLLPEQGPKLMAGRSRVPDRQTLCGVLFVLQTGIRWEYQATSRLGGDSRTRVSVFRDCKTNGCAPYDGRLTDRHVRFP, encoded by the coding sequence ATGATCGAGCTGTTGTTACCGGAGCAGGGGCCGAAGCTGATGGCCGGTCGGTCGAGGGTGCCGGACCGGCAGACGCTGTGCGGGGTGCTGTTCGTGCTGCAAACCGGGATTCGGTGGGAATACCAAGCCACCTCTCGCCTCGGCGGAGATAGCCGTACGCGAGTGTCCGTCTTCCGGGACTGCAAAACGAACGGCTGCGCTCCGTACGACGGGCGCCTGACTGACCGCCATGTCCGGTTTCCGTAA
- a CDS encoding ATP-binding cassette domain-containing protein, with product MRQKHQTQALSSGRQRVAVAPALINKPSLLLADEPTGALDTTARHAVADLLYALPERWQCGLVLVTHDDMVASRAQRQL from the coding sequence TTGCGCCAGAAGCATCAGACACAGGCTCTCTCCAGTGGCCGCCAAAGGGTCGCTGTCGCCCCTGCGCTGATCAACAAGCCATCGCTGCTACTCGCCGACGAACCCACCGGTGCCCTGGACACAACTGCCCGCCACGCGGTCGCCGATCTGCTCTACGCCCTGCCGGAACGCTGGCAGTGCGGGCTGGTCCTGGTCACGCACGACGACATGGTGGCATCACGCGCACAGCGCCAACTCTGA
- a CDS encoding DUF6531 domain-containing protein — MSLAERRAQTKDRAKATKLHALASARSRPATAKQLALLTKDQQRMKAVGLRTNAATAPRRTAANTLSAAAQTAAAGSYSSGALYQVTADPFGNAAAQQGGFLESLGNHIGAAVPGEPLQLSAAIWQTGGADSEVHPVKVRWKVVDYCTDAADKILDFGQTVQAPTLNTGRTFPVANASVTLPATGCTNPSPSYFVYVCTTVTDDAADTESCGSYNQFYIVPVLPEGAACGSLCGDASGAPGTTVTRADPVNTATGAFSEAFTDAQVPAPGVPFAASRVYSSDNTTTGALGKGWQLPWETRLQIEADGDAVLTGEGGARHTYTNDSGGAFTAPGEVRSTLAVDGSGYRLTTADHTTYGFDAGGRLTGLKDRTGRGLSLAYTGTKPTKITDAAGHAAVLAYVGDRLDTVTLADGRLVDYDYTNDQLSSVKALDGATEHYGYDTAGLLNKVTDARSEDVTKNVYDTQGRVSTQTDALQHTTKFAYTKNGQFDQVDTTAADEGVWTDLYYKSVLFTQIDPLGNKTYFRYDQHFNRTSAIDAEMRETKWDFDTTGRMRSRATGASDEAWTYDANGNVATHQDGEYNTTIFGYNTNNQLTSVKDPLQKTSTYLYDPTSGMLETATSARKKTTVYDVDDTTGQLKSVTTPKGNKTTYAYDDYGRLKTSVDPRGNVSGGDPTKYTTVYTYDDADRLKTVTDAKQHKTVFDYDLAGNLHQVTDAKLRVTLYDYDDNGRLSTVTDPAKKTTVTGYDEVGRIASVTDRTLGKTSYTYDKAGRRLTMVTARGNATGADAKAFTWTFGYDKVGNRKTVTDPRTKTTAFTWDADNPPLSTTDPLNHTRSVTYDDNGSVVKTTDALNHGTTLAYDDDNRLASSKTQYS; from the coding sequence GTGTCGCTCGCAGAGCGGCGTGCGCAGACCAAGGATCGGGCCAAGGCGACGAAGTTGCATGCGCTGGCGTCCGCACGGAGCAGGCCCGCAACGGCGAAGCAGTTGGCGTTGCTGACGAAGGATCAGCAGCGGATGAAGGCTGTCGGTCTGAGGACGAACGCCGCGACAGCTCCTCGCCGGACGGCTGCGAATACGCTGTCCGCGGCGGCGCAGACCGCTGCCGCCGGGTCCTATTCCAGTGGTGCGTTGTACCAGGTCACAGCGGATCCGTTTGGGAACGCGGCGGCGCAGCAGGGCGGGTTCCTGGAGTCGTTGGGCAATCACATCGGTGCGGCGGTACCGGGCGAACCGCTGCAACTGTCGGCTGCGATCTGGCAGACCGGTGGCGCCGACAGTGAGGTGCATCCGGTCAAGGTGCGCTGGAAGGTCGTCGACTACTGCACCGACGCGGCCGACAAAATCCTCGACTTCGGGCAGACGGTTCAGGCTCCGACGCTCAATACCGGCCGGACGTTCCCCGTGGCCAACGCCTCCGTCACGCTCCCGGCAACTGGCTGTACGAACCCGTCCCCGTCGTACTTCGTCTATGTCTGCACGACAGTCACCGATGATGCTGCGGACACGGAGTCCTGCGGTTCCTACAACCAGTTCTACATCGTCCCTGTGCTCCCCGAGGGCGCGGCCTGCGGGTCGCTGTGCGGGGACGCGAGTGGCGCACCGGGTACGACCGTCACCCGTGCGGACCCGGTGAACACCGCGACCGGCGCCTTCAGCGAGGCCTTCACCGATGCGCAGGTCCCCGCCCCCGGCGTGCCGTTCGCCGCATCGCGCGTGTACTCCTCGGACAACACGACCACCGGCGCTCTGGGCAAGGGCTGGCAACTCCCCTGGGAGACGAGGCTCCAGATCGAAGCTGACGGGGACGCGGTCCTGACCGGCGAAGGCGGAGCACGCCACACGTACACCAACGATTCCGGGGGAGCGTTCACCGCACCCGGTGAGGTCCGTTCGACACTCGCCGTCGACGGCAGTGGATACAGACTCACCACGGCCGACCACACCACCTACGGCTTCGACGCCGGCGGCCGGCTGACCGGGTTGAAGGACCGTACCGGTCGTGGCCTGTCCCTGGCCTACACGGGCACGAAGCCCACGAAGATCACGGATGCGGCGGGGCATGCTGCGGTCCTGGCCTATGTAGGGGACCGGCTGGACACGGTGACACTCGCGGACGGCCGCTTGGTCGACTACGACTACACCAACGACCAGTTGAGCAGTGTGAAGGCGCTCGATGGCGCCACCGAGCACTACGGGTATGACACAGCCGGACTTCTGAACAAGGTCACGGACGCCCGGAGCGAGGACGTCACGAAAAATGTGTACGACACCCAGGGCCGCGTCTCTACCCAGACCGACGCGCTGCAGCACACCACGAAGTTCGCGTACACGAAGAACGGCCAGTTCGACCAGGTCGACACCACCGCCGCGGACGAAGGCGTGTGGACGGACCTCTACTACAAGAGCGTCCTCTTCACCCAGATAGACCCCCTCGGTAACAAGACGTATTTCCGTTACGACCAGCACTTCAACCGCACCAGCGCTATCGATGCGGAGATGCGTGAGACAAAGTGGGACTTCGACACAACGGGCCGGATGCGAAGCCGGGCCACGGGGGCCTCCGACGAGGCATGGACGTACGACGCCAACGGCAACGTCGCCACGCACCAGGACGGCGAGTACAACACCACCATCTTCGGATACAACACGAACAACCAGCTGACCTCCGTCAAGGACCCGCTGCAGAAAACGTCGACGTACCTGTACGACCCGACCAGCGGGATGCTCGAGACGGCGACCTCCGCGCGTAAGAAGACCACCGTCTATGACGTCGATGACACCACCGGCCAGCTGAAGTCGGTCACGACGCCCAAGGGCAACAAGACCACATACGCCTACGATGACTACGGTCGTCTCAAAACGTCGGTAGACCCGCGCGGCAACGTCAGCGGTGGAGACCCGACGAAGTACACAACCGTCTACACCTACGACGATGCCGACCGCCTCAAGACCGTCACCGACGCCAAGCAGCACAAGACCGTCTTCGACTACGACCTGGCAGGAAACCTGCACCAGGTCACCGACGCCAAGCTGCGCGTCACCCTCTACGACTACGACGACAACGGGCGTCTTTCCACGGTCACCGACCCGGCAAAGAAGACCACCGTCACTGGCTATGACGAGGTCGGCCGCATAGCCTCGGTCACCGACCGCACGCTCGGCAAGACCTCCTACACCTATGACAAGGCCGGCCGCCGGCTCACGATGGTCACCGCCCGCGGCAACGCGACCGGAGCAGACGCGAAGGCGTTCACCTGGACCTTCGGATACGACAAGGTCGGCAATCGCAAGACG